In Massilia forsythiae, one DNA window encodes the following:
- a CDS encoding N-acetylmuramoyl-L-alanine amidase-like domain-containing protein, with protein sequence MLPTAVSRPSRYAARCAARPMRLLAPLCAALFAGCAAPPAATPTAARAVPATAAAGRAAETPLDAILAMPIYRMTPVQAGRYVAWVHDAEPDLRKRIAAIGRKNIGQPYRLNLLGEYPFEVHDDLPMFSLDHSDCVVFAEHTYAMALSRSWEEFFWMLQRIRYRDGVIGVATRNHYTEMDWNVANRWLVTDVSARLAGPDGPGYGMTVDRARFLRMRHHTETGIPVESSRQSYVAKERVAAIAGQLREGDFVNVISTRDGEYWASHVGLVVLGADGERHFLHSSEPQVREETFASYIARAAAREERNRQEGKHGQSLAGFKFLRLNDEIVVPPMAPQPRPGMPGPAAAPQPGAGAAAGTAGAP encoded by the coding sequence ATGCTGCCAACCGCCGTATCCCGCCCTTCCCGTTACGCCGCTCGCTGCGCTGCGCGTCCGATGCGCCTGCTGGCGCCGCTGTGCGCCGCCCTGTTCGCCGGCTGCGCCGCCCCGCCTGCGGCAACGCCGACCGCCGCCAGGGCGGTGCCCGCAACTGCCGCCGCCGGACGCGCCGCCGAGACGCCGCTGGACGCCATCCTGGCCATGCCGATCTACCGCATGACGCCGGTGCAGGCCGGGCGCTACGTGGCCTGGGTGCATGACGCCGAGCCGGACCTGCGCAAGCGCATCGCGGCGATCGGCCGCAAGAACATCGGCCAGCCCTACCGGCTGAACCTGTTGGGTGAGTATCCGTTCGAAGTGCACGACGATTTGCCGATGTTCAGCCTCGACCACAGCGATTGCGTGGTGTTCGCGGAACACACCTACGCGATGGCGCTGTCGCGATCGTGGGAAGAATTCTTCTGGATGCTGCAGCGCATCCGCTACCGCGACGGCGTGATCGGGGTCGCCACGCGCAACCATTACACCGAGATGGACTGGAACGTCGCCAACCGCTGGCTGGTGACCGACGTCAGCGCCCGACTGGCCGGGCCGGACGGCCCCGGTTACGGCATGACGGTCGACCGCGCGCGCTTCCTGCGCATGCGCCATCACACCGAGACCGGCATCCCGGTCGAATCCAGCCGCCAGAGCTACGTCGCCAAGGAGCGGGTGGCGGCCATCGCCGGCCAGTTGCGCGAAGGTGACTTCGTCAACGTGATCTCGACCCGCGACGGCGAGTACTGGGCCTCGCACGTGGGACTGGTGGTGCTGGGTGCGGACGGCGAACGCCATTTCCTGCATTCATCCGAACCGCAGGTGCGCGAGGAAACCTTCGCGTCGTACATCGCGCGCGCCGCCGCGCGCGAGGAACGCAACCGCCAGGAAGGCAAGCATGGCCAGTCGCTGGCCGGCTTCAAGTTCCTGCGATTGAACGACGAGATCGTGGTGCCGCCGATGGCGCCGCAACCGCGGCCGGGCATGCCGGGGCCAGCCGCCGCGCCGCAACCCGGCGCCGGCGCCGCAGCCGGCACGGCCGGCGCGCCGTGA